A window from Ignavibacteriota bacterium encodes these proteins:
- a CDS encoding efflux RND transporter permease subunit, which yields MKKIFYIFLSRPVTASMLFFSIIILGLVASFNLPLELSPHVEFPKLTISFSWSNVSPETIEAFVTSPIESELAGIRGVKSINSNSSQGSAWITVEFYPDINMDFARVEINEKISALKDELPYGISPPRVSSYIPDDFKDLQGFITYSVSSNESANATRKYVKENLLFPLRSISGISDVSIRGGNEREINIEIDYEKVKNLAITNDEISKSIAGIENMQSLGKITKDGKQYFIKANNSVTSIEKISNHTVKIFTNGKIIKLKDIGSVFDDFKETSNYYRINGKETISLVINREEGYNALDVAKKVYEKITELKSKLPADYIILKEIDKSESIREEIRELTKNAVYSFIIIVIVLLLIFRSIKISLIISVSIIFSLFFSFLLFFLFDIPLNIITISSFILGFGFMVDNSIVVVDFIEQHYSNDGIKRLSILLTKIFKPVFAATLTTVAVFIPLLFLTGELKLYFEQFALGIIFTLFASLVVSFTIIPMLVIKYHKKLKNSSAVKKITIWDKSYCLIERFIFHWKKMSLILLILIIGLPVWLIPTRLEESAFAPIYNSIFDTETYSEIKPYLDYALGGSLNLFFNHINRGEPWQFGEETYIYVRLELPNGNKIDRINKLTKDFEKEILRYKDNIKTLITNVYDEENANLRIDFNSKQGQTAFPYMLKNYLTSYATRLGGLNVSVYGFGPGFSNAGSSFSNFSVISKGFNYLNTRKLAEDFKSRLIQNPRIDNVDIDKSEYFWDKDTYEIIAKVKRKELAGFNISPDEIISTIAKNTEGNLSWNTFRMDNDEVEYNIKFSNYKNIQLNELENLFVVIKNSSLLKVKDVMDFEVKKVLSSINREDQQYIRYITFDYKGPFKYGDEFIKSVISKMNIKEGYSLAQREFSFRFGEEEEVEVWNILFYAVILIFMITASLFESLIKPILIITAIPFAIIGTFFLFYFTDLNLDRGAYAGILLLIGLAVNNSIILTDYISKNKNVLDFNEIIKLSSQRLRPIFTTTLTTIAALVPLLIRSEATFWRSLSYSVLGGLLLSSIVVVLFIPIFYYLISRNKKTIKLYYSHN from the coding sequence ATGAAAAAGATTTTCTATATTTTCTTATCTCGTCCCGTTACGGCGTCAATGCTTTTTTTTTCAATTATAATTTTAGGATTAGTAGCATCATTTAATTTGCCTCTTGAACTTTCTCCGCATGTTGAATTTCCCAAATTGACAATTAGTTTTTCCTGGTCAAATGTATCACCAGAAACAATTGAAGCTTTTGTTACTTCACCAATTGAATCTGAACTCGCCGGAATTAGGGGAGTAAAAAGCATTAATTCTAATTCTTCGCAGGGTTCTGCCTGGATAACCGTGGAGTTTTATCCAGATATAAATATGGATTTTGCAAGAGTTGAAATTAATGAGAAAATTTCCGCATTGAAAGATGAATTGCCTTATGGTATTTCACCGCCAAGAGTTTCATCATATATACCAGATGATTTTAAAGATTTACAAGGATTTATAACATATTCCGTATCAAGCAATGAAAGTGCAAACGCTACAAGGAAATATGTGAAAGAAAATTTGCTTTTTCCGCTTAGGTCGATTTCAGGTATTTCAGATGTTTCAATAAGAGGCGGAAACGAAAGAGAAATTAATATAGAAATCGATTATGAAAAAGTTAAAAATTTGGCAATAACTAATGATGAAATCTCGAAGAGTATAGCTGGTATTGAAAATATGCAATCCCTAGGTAAAATAACAAAAGATGGTAAACAGTATTTTATAAAAGCCAATAATTCAGTTACCAGTATTGAAAAAATTAGCAATCATACGGTAAAGATTTTTACAAACGGTAAAATTATTAAATTAAAAGATATTGGTTCAGTTTTCGATGACTTCAAAGAAACAAGCAACTATTATCGAATAAATGGAAAAGAAACTATATCATTGGTTATCAATCGAGAAGAAGGTTATAATGCATTGGATGTTGCAAAAAAGGTATATGAAAAAATTACGGAACTAAAATCTAAATTACCCGCAGATTATATAATATTGAAAGAAATTGATAAAAGTGAATCAATACGCGAGGAAATAAGGGAATTAACAAAAAATGCGGTTTATTCATTTATAATTATTGTAATCGTATTACTTCTAATATTTCGTTCAATTAAAATTTCACTAATAATATCGGTATCGATTATTTTTTCATTATTCTTTTCCTTTTTACTTTTTTTCCTTTTTGATATACCGCTAAATATTATTACCATTTCTTCTTTTATACTTGGTTTTGGTTTTATGGTAGATAATTCGATAGTTGTCGTTGATTTTATTGAACAACATTATTCTAATGATGGTATAAAACGGCTTTCAATTTTATTAACAAAGATATTTAAACCTGTTTTTGCGGCAACATTAACAACGGTTGCAGTTTTTATTCCATTGCTTTTTTTAACGGGTGAGCTAAAGCTGTATTTTGAACAATTTGCATTAGGAATAATATTTACACTGTTTGCCTCGTTGGTCGTTTCTTTTACAATAATTCCAATGCTGGTTATTAAATATCACAAAAAACTAAAAAATTCCAGTGCTGTTAAGAAGATAACAATTTGGGATAAAAGTTATTGTTTAATTGAGAGGTTTATTTTCCACTGGAAAAAAATGAGTCTTATTTTATTGATTCTAATTATTGGATTGCCTGTATGGCTTATTCCCACTAGGCTCGAAGAATCAGCTTTTGCTCCAATATACAATTCAATTTTCGATACTGAAACTTACAGTGAAATCAAACCGTACTTAGACTATGCCTTAGGAGGCAGTTTAAATTTATTTTTTAATCATATTAATAGGGGAGAACCCTGGCAGTTTGGAGAAGAAACATATATTTATGTTAGACTGGAATTGCCCAATGGAAATAAAATCGACAGAATTAATAAACTGACGAAAGATTTTGAGAAAGAAATTTTAAGATATAAAGATAATATTAAAACACTCATAACTAACGTATATGATGAAGAAAATGCAAATTTGAGAATAGATTTCAACAGCAAACAAGGTCAAACGGCATTTCCATATATGTTAAAAAATTATTTGACCTCTTACGCAACCCGATTAGGCGGATTAAATGTTTCCGTGTATGGTTTTGGTCCGGGCTTTTCAAATGCGGGCAGTTCATTTAGTAATTTTTCCGTTATATCCAAGGGTTTTAATTATCTCAATACAAGAAAGCTGGCGGAAGATTTTAAGTCGCGATTAATCCAAAATCCCAGAATAGATAATGTTGATATTGATAAATCTGAATATTTTTGGGATAAAGATACTTATGAAATTATTGCAAAAGTAAAAAGAAAAGAACTTGCAGGTTTTAATATTTCACCAGATGAAATTATTAGTACTATTGCAAAAAACACCGAGGGCAACTTAAGCTGGAATACATTTCGGATGGATAATGACGAAGTGGAGTATAATATAAAATTCTCCAATTATAAAAATATTCAACTTAACGAATTAGAGAATTTATTTGTTGTTATTAAAAACAGCAGTTTGTTAAAGGTTAAAGATGTAATGGATTTTGAAGTAAAAAAAGTTCTTTCGTCAATTAATAGGGAAGATCAACAATATATACGCTATATAACTTTTGATTACAAAGGTCCATTTAAATATGGAGATGAATTTATAAAATCAGTTATTTCAAAAATGAATATTAAAGAAGGGTATTCACTTGCTCAAAGAGAATTTTCTTTTCGATTCGGAGAGGAGGAAGAAGTTGAAGTTTGGAATATTTTATTCTATGCAGTAATCCTAATATTTATGATTACTGCTAGTCTATTTGAATCATTAATAAAACCGATTTTAATTATAACCGCAATACCATTTGCTATTATTGGTACTTTTTTTCTTTTTTATTTTACTGATTTAAATCTGGATAGAGGTGCTTATGCAGGTATTCTTTTGCTTATTGGACTTGCAGTTAATAACTCGATTATTTTAACTGATTATATTTCAAAGAATAAAAATGTTCTTGATTTTAACGAGATTATTAAGTTATCCTCACAAAGATTGCGTCCAATATTTACAACAACACTAACTACTATTGCCGCTTTAGTACCTTTGTTGATTAGGTCAGAAGCTACTTTTTGGCGAAGTCTAAGTTATAGTGTTTTGGGAGGACTATTATTATCATCAATTGTTGTAGTTTTGTTTATACCTATATTTTATTATTTAATTTCAAGAAACAAAAAAACAATTAAATTGTATTATTCTCATAATTAA
- a CDS encoding recombinase family protein: MKKALIYSRVSTRDQNPEMQIEDLRYYAKARKFKIVKEYVDYGSGSKSDQENYLKMFDDVRKRKCDVV, translated from the coding sequence ATGAAAAAAGCCCTTATCTACTCCCGAGTTTCCACTCGAGACCAAAATCCGGAAATGCAGATTGAGGATCTTCGATATTATGCTAAAGCCCGGAAATTCAAAATAGTTAAAGAGTATGTTGACTATGGGTCCGGTAGTAAAAGCGACCAGGAAAACTATCTCAAGATGTTTGATGATGTAAGAAAAAGAAAATGTGATGTTGTGTGA
- a CDS encoding T9SS type A sorting domain-containing protein, which translates to MKKKPLILSVETIFFIILLFNISNFGHSQRTHQYAVREAYKLLEKHYRGSVPDIKNNLGNTQTGNFNGHFPLDNGTPWTDGKIVAGAFREDEEDVIYHIGESIGDVSRYAWASVSHFWNADDGPNALTNLSFLAGSDPKPNAYQKIMTYATSGNGIYIMVLCRLPGKVWGTANLYIKYNSLPDLYKNRNLYITRAEYLGQGSTNYNPALKLENSYFSNGVLQDLINIISWEVLGRMTHLIADMSVPAHVHNDDHAGGDGYEDYMGHGVDDPLPSATTYWDANRVFNAFGNIMNPYVSYEGPLYHLMYTVNQLADHFASNDANGDDTFDHNNNELEQYYPYGIGPTTKAQVNQGSTTNYNNIRNATFPHSIRAIAGLFHWFVTESNLQIITPSYVINPTVRNVGTVYGGYAQIPGSFSIYNNGQIPIQIKVKTTNPLYDLDISTTPKDYEKTISLAPWQTHTINYHAVAPLYAGSFTEVITIDAIDYNIHKTHTIIGTVPIPDFCFAETNRMMLSPEEQLFDEAFLDSFYELDTLDAMEKVKLKPKDKMKFAYEMFELPETELVSNVCMQSIKTYPNTEMDMAFYALNVLWESALEEPSSKDYDIKDFIKYLKKLAKEKKKYRVYGYGELILSLIEEEERLEKLTNVYNNYSDQPLAEISLFYQFIYYFIQKDDIATAKSLINQMDKEFKYSKYTYQAHMILEDVGFTLEGLKDLIDKNDELYYEKPSLAKKNIKNLLEKENIVPNEYLLSQNYPNPFNPITSISYSIPDNLQVSLKVYNSMGQLVKTLVSRDKLAGTYNIVWDSTNESGNIVSSGTYIYVLTTPNKVLSNKMILLK; encoded by the coding sequence ATGAAGAAAAAACCCTTAATACTTTCTGTAGAAACTATTTTCTTTATTATTTTACTTTTTAACATATCTAATTTTGGACATTCTCAAAGAACCCACCAATATGCCGTAAGAGAGGCCTATAAATTACTAGAGAAGCATTATAGAGGTTCTGTCCCTGATATAAAAAATAATTTAGGAAACACGCAAACTGGAAATTTTAATGGACATTTTCCACTTGATAATGGTACTCCCTGGACGGATGGAAAAATTGTGGCAGGTGCATTTCGTGAGGACGAAGAAGATGTTATTTATCACATCGGTGAATCTATTGGAGATGTTTCTAGATACGCATGGGCTTCAGTATCTCACTTTTGGAATGCCGATGATGGACCAAATGCTCTTACAAACCTTTCTTTTCTTGCTGGGTCCGATCCTAAGCCGAATGCCTATCAAAAAATAATGACTTATGCAACAAGTGGAAATGGAATATATATAATGGTATTATGTCGTTTGCCGGGGAAAGTGTGGGGTACTGCAAATTTATATATAAAATATAACTCTCTACCTGATTTATATAAAAATCGTAATTTATACATAACCAGAGCTGAATATTTGGGACAAGGTTCTACGAACTATAATCCAGCCTTAAAATTGGAAAACAGCTATTTTAGCAATGGAGTGCTTCAAGATTTAATAAATATAATTAGTTGGGAAGTCTTGGGACGCATGACACATCTAATTGCTGATATGTCAGTCCCAGCCCATGTTCATAATGATGACCATGCTGGAGGAGATGGTTATGAAGATTATATGGGACATGGTGTAGACGATCCTTTGCCCTCTGCTACAACTTACTGGGACGCGAATAGGGTGTTTAATGCTTTTGGGAATATTATGAACCCTTATGTAAGTTATGAGGGTCCACTTTATCACCTTATGTATACAGTAAATCAACTTGCTGATCATTTTGCTAGCAATGATGCTAACGGAGATGATACCTTTGATCATAATAATAATGAACTGGAGCAATATTATCCTTACGGTATTGGTCCTACAACAAAAGCACAAGTCAATCAGGGATCAACCACAAATTATAATAATATTAGGAATGCAACATTTCCTCATTCAATAAGAGCAATAGCAGGTTTATTCCATTGGTTTGTTACAGAGTCCAATTTACAAATAATAACACCAAGTTATGTTATCAATCCCACGGTAAGAAACGTAGGAACCGTCTACGGTGGATACGCTCAAATCCCAGGGTCATTTAGTATATACAATAATGGACAAATACCAATTCAAATAAAGGTTAAGACAACCAATCCTCTATATGATCTTGATATTTCTACTACACCTAAAGACTATGAGAAAACAATTTCCCTTGCTCCGTGGCAAACACATACTATTAATTATCACGCAGTTGCACCTTTATATGCTGGCTCTTTTACGGAAGTGATTACTATTGATGCAATAGACTATAACATACATAAAACACATACTATTATTGGAACTGTACCTATTCCAGATTTTTGCTTTGCAGAGACCAATAGAATGATGCTCTCTCCTGAGGAACAATTGTTTGACGAAGCATTTTTGGATTCTTTTTATGAGCTTGATACACTAGATGCTATGGAAAAAGTAAAACTTAAACCGAAAGACAAGATGAAATTTGCTTATGAAATGTTTGAGCTCCCTGAGACTGAGTTGGTAAGCAATGTTTGTATGCAAAGCATTAAAACCTATCCCAATACAGAAATGGATATGGCTTTTTATGCATTAAATGTATTATGGGAATCAGCGCTGGAAGAGCCTTCTTCCAAAGATTATGATATTAAAGATTTTATAAAATATCTTAAGAAACTTGCGAAGGAAAAGAAAAAATATCGTGTTTATGGTTATGGAGAGTTAATTTTATCATTAATTGAAGAGGAAGAACGTTTAGAAAAATTAACTAATGTGTATAATAACTATTCTGATCAACCGTTGGCGGAAATATCATTGTTTTATCAGTTCATTTATTATTTTATTCAAAAAGATGATATAGCAACAGCCAAATCACTGATCAATCAAATGGATAAGGAATTTAAATATTCCAAATATACCTATCAAGCTCATATGATTTTAGAGGATGTAGGATTCACTTTAGAAGGCTTAAAAGATTTAATTGATAAAAATGATGAACTCTATTACGAAAAACCATCATTAGCAAAGAAAAATATTAAAAATCTATTAGAAAAAGAAAATATAGTTCCCAACGAATATTTGTTATCTCAAAATTATCCAAATCCATTTAATCCAATAACTTCAATTAGCTATTCAATTCCCGACAATTTACAAGTAAGTTTAAAAGTTTATAATTCCATGGGACAACTTGTTAAAACATTGGTGTCAAGAGATAAACTTGCTGGAACATATAATATTGTTTGGGATTCAACAAATGAATCTGGGAATATTGTTTCTAGTGGAACTTATATTTATGTGTTGACAACACCCAATAAGGTATTATCAAATAAAATGATTTTATTGAAATAA
- a CDS encoding multidrug transporter yields the protein MSKSKGNSGSKARSAISGKYVTKGYAKSHPKTTVLESSKKKK from the coding sequence GTGTCAAAATCGAAAGGAAATTCAGGATCAAAAGCACGAAGTGCTATAAGTGGCAAATATGTTACTAAAGGTTACGCAAAAAGCCATCCAAAAACAACTGTTTTGGAATCATCAAAAAAGAAAAAATAA
- a CDS encoding ThiF family adenylyltransferase: MNIAFNLTDSQHDNIKKHLFSGDNKEAVSIILCGCHSYSDTEKFFVHKIFSIPFEEYLLRTNVKVKWSTDFLKPILEEAEKKKLSVFKIHNHDKIYSNFSEIDDESDKKLFPQIYNWLDSDNKHGSLIMFSDGKIIGRIVLQNGQFLNISKINKIGNNIELLSSEEKYSENDDDFALSHRQAFGEGTFSKLKKLKIAVIGCSGTGSFIIEQLARLGVGELILVDPDIIELRNLNRIVNSFYNDVVASTPKVFVFEKAIKNMKTGTKVKAFHSNLYNYNVVNEVANSDILFGCMDSIDGRHLLNRISNFYLLPFFDLGVKLVSDGNGGIENIVGTVHYLQPGKSTLQSRNVYTLNGLYSADLFRTDPKEYQKQIKEKYIKGIDVEKPAVISINNQISALAINDFLARIHQYRYEENSNYASTSFNFCDWSLVYNDETSFNQINIFNKYVGRGDMYPLLDMPVFSKMEKPNDKD; this comes from the coding sequence GTGAATATTGCATTTAATCTCACAGATTCTCAACACGATAATATTAAAAAACACCTATTTTCTGGTGATAATAAAGAAGCTGTTTCTATAATTCTTTGTGGTTGCCATAGTTATTCTGATACTGAAAAATTTTTTGTACATAAAATTTTTTCCATTCCTTTTGAAGAATATCTTTTGAGAACTAATGTAAAAGTTAAATGGTCAACCGATTTTTTAAAACCTATTTTAGAAGAAGCCGAAAAGAAAAAATTATCTGTTTTTAAAATCCATAACCATGATAAAATATATTCTAATTTTTCAGAAATAGATGATGAGTCTGATAAAAAACTTTTTCCGCAAATCTATAATTGGTTAGATTCTGATAATAAACATGGTAGTCTTATAATGTTTTCTGATGGTAAAATAATCGGTCGAATAGTACTACAAAATGGACAATTTCTTAATATTAGCAAAATAAATAAAATAGGTAATAATATTGAATTATTATCCTCTGAAGAAAAATATTCTGAAAACGATGATGATTTTGCTTTAAGCCATCGACAAGCCTTTGGTGAAGGGACTTTTAGTAAACTAAAGAAATTAAAAATTGCAGTTATTGGTTGTTCAGGAACTGGAAGTTTTATTATTGAACAATTAGCTAGATTAGGTGTAGGAGAATTAATCTTAGTTGATCCAGATATTATTGAATTAAGAAATTTAAATAGGATAGTTAATTCATTTTATAATGATGTTGTTGCTTCAACACCAAAAGTTTTTGTTTTTGAAAAAGCCATCAAAAATATGAAAACAGGAACAAAGGTAAAAGCTTTTCATTCCAATTTATACAATTACAATGTTGTAAATGAAGTTGCTAATTCTGATATATTGTTTGGTTGCATGGATTCAATTGATGGAAGGCACCTACTTAATAGGATTTCTAATTTTTACTTATTACCTTTTTTTGATTTAGGTGTAAAATTAGTTTCTGATGGGAATGGTGGTATTGAAAATATTGTAGGAACTGTTCATTATCTACAACCTGGAAAATCAACTTTACAAAGTCGTAATGTTTATACATTAAATGGTTTATATAGTGCAGATCTATTTAGAACAGATCCTAAAGAATATCAAAAGCAAATCAAAGAAAAATATATTAAAGGCATTGATGTTGAAAAACCTGCTGTAATTTCAATAAATAACCAAATCTCAGCTTTAGCTATAAATGATTTTCTTGCAAGGATTCACCAATATAGGTATGAGGAGAATAGTAATTATGCTTCGACAAGCTTTAATTTTTGTGATTGGAGTTTAGTTTATAATGATGAAACATCTTTTAATCAGATTAACATTTTTAACAAATATGTGGGCAGGGGTGATATGTATCCTCTACTAGATATGCCTGTTTTTTCTAAAATGGAGAAACCAAATGATAAAGATTAA
- a CDS encoding helix-turn-helix transcriptional regulator encodes MSSQLDTEKLATMLKTKRGTLGLRGLAYEIGGVSASTLSRIEQGKLPDIDTFLKVCEWLEVSPDFFSKNKKGDYNTKEKVVAHLRADKNLSQETAEAIIHMIKMAYNTKVGY; translated from the coding sequence ATGAGTTCTCAATTAGATACTGAGAAACTCGCAACCATGTTAAAAACAAAAAGGGGGACATTAGGGCTCAGAGGTTTAGCTTATGAAATTGGGGGAGTAAGTGCTTCAACTCTGTCAAGAATTGAACAAGGTAAGCTTCCCGATATTGATACTTTCCTAAAAGTATGTGAATGGTTGGAAGTATCACCAGATTTTTTTAGTAAAAATAAAAAGGGAGATTATAACACAAAAGAAAAAGTAGTTGCACATCTTCGAGCTGATAAAAATTTATCACAAGAAACAGCAGAAGCAATAATACATATGATTAAAATGGCTTATAACACTAAAGTAGGATATTAA
- a CDS encoding ImmA/IrrE family metallo-endopeptidase, translating to MKGNTLRRGFKAWADDKAIEYRKKLNLYYYDPLPAKKLATLFDVLLITPDKLLHDNPKYLSILSQNGSSEWSAITVRNQENKYVVVHNQKHSKSRQESNIMHELAHIICNHEPEEFEARENFPFQFLRNYNTNQEEEAKWLGACLQLPRKALEWSFKQGMNETDIVDFYNASSSMVKFRINTTGIKYQFSRYKNKLKKLS from the coding sequence ATGAAAGGAAATACATTAAGAAGAGGTTTTAAAGCTTGGGCGGATGATAAAGCTATAGAATATAGGAAGAAATTAAATCTATATTATTATGATCCCTTACCTGCAAAAAAATTGGCGACTCTTTTTGATGTATTATTAATAACTCCAGATAAATTATTACATGACAATCCAAAATATTTATCAATTCTAAGCCAGAACGGATCATCAGAGTGGTCAGCAATAACTGTAAGAAACCAAGAAAACAAATATGTTGTGGTCCATAACCAAAAACATTCAAAGTCAAGACAAGAAAGTAATATAATGCATGAACTTGCTCATATTATTTGTAATCATGAACCAGAAGAATTTGAAGCAAGAGAAAACTTCCCTTTTCAATTTTTAAGAAATTACAATACGAATCAGGAAGAAGAAGCAAAATGGCTAGGTGCTTGTTTGCAGTTACCAAGAAAAGCTTTAGAGTGGTCATTTAAACAAGGTATGAATGAAACAGATATTGTTGATTTCTATAATGCTAGTAGTAGTATGGTTAAATTTAGAATAAACACAACAGGAATTAAATATCAATTTTCTAGGTATAAAAATAAACTGAAAAAATTATCCTAG
- a CDS encoding T9SS type A sorting domain-containing protein, translated as MYRGQVKLRINYANDLIFKYDDINNANTIFKELITKTSSVAVLNTINSIYEIAYIGNKTQTLNIYEGLEKKDVLIKSDENEIILNGAYPNPFNPTTTIEYSLPQDANVKLIIYDIMGELVKTLTSDIQYVGKYKIMWDGTNSNGARVASGIYIYRFEATTLKNNQHFEKSAKLIFVK; from the coding sequence ATTTATCGGGGGCAGGTCAAATTAAGAATAAATTATGCTAATGATTTAATTTTTAAGTATGACGATATTAACAATGCAAATACTATTTTTAAAGAGCTTATAACAAAAACATCATCGGTAGCCGTATTAAATACGATAAATTCTATTTATGAAATAGCGTATATTGGTAACAAAACTCAAACTTTAAACATATATGAAGGTTTAGAAAAAAAAGATGTTTTAATAAAAAGCGATGAAAATGAAATAATCTTAAATGGGGCTTACCCCAACCCATTTAATCCAACTACAACAATTGAATATTCACTACCTCAAGATGCAAATGTAAAATTAATTATATATGATATTATGGGCGAATTGGTCAAAACATTGACATCAGATATTCAATATGTCGGTAAGTATAAGATTATGTGGGATGGTACGAATAGTAATGGTGCAAGAGTAGCAAGTGGTATTTATATTTATAGATTTGAAGCAACTACTCTAAAAAACAATCAACATTTTGAAAAATCTGCTAAGTTAATATTTGTTAAATAG
- a CDS encoding helix-turn-helix domain-containing protein, which translates to MENKLVLMERDTLYTLIKQALNEVLIENQKIKTKKELMNFKETCEFLGIHPSTLNKWKANNKIPYKRLGKRIFFQREEILKSLKESNYYKLKKIYSQYN; encoded by the coding sequence ATGGAAAACAAACTAGTATTGATGGAAAGAGATACCCTCTATACTCTAATCAAACAAGCTTTGAATGAAGTTTTAATAGAAAACCAAAAAATAAAAACTAAAAAAGAACTTATGAATTTTAAGGAAACATGTGAATTCTTAGGAATTCATCCATCCACATTAAACAAATGGAAAGCAAACAATAAAATCCCTTATAAAAGGCTAGGTAAAAGAATATTCTTTCAGAGAGAAGAAATACTTAAATCACTTAAAGAATCTAATTACTATAAACTAAAAAAGATTTACAGTCAATATAATTGA
- a CDS encoding site-specific integrase: protein MEIIENNPAKNLKRIKPPEKLPLFFSKEEYSKLIDLIDNPIIKSIVVIAVNTGMRQMEILSLRWNQVSLMENLIILNNQNHITKGKKIRTIPINNNCVKIFEEMQKMKNGDQVFHIDGKQIKQDYIVKNFKRYLKKCNINDKLNFHSLRHTFASWLVQSGVSIYQVSKLLGHADIKTTEIYAHLRAEDLRASVNVLSDSL, encoded by the coding sequence ATGGAAATTATTGAAAATAACCCAGCAAAAAATTTAAAAAGGATAAAACCTCCTGAAAAATTGCCTTTATTCTTTTCGAAAGAAGAATATTCCAAACTTATTGACTTAATTGATAATCCAATAATTAAGTCTATTGTTGTAATTGCTGTTAATACTGGAATGAGGCAGATGGAAATACTTTCACTAAGATGGAATCAAGTAAGTCTAATGGAAAATTTAATTATACTAAATAACCAAAACCATATTACAAAAGGGAAAAAAATAAGAACAATTCCAATAAATAATAATTGTGTTAAAATATTTGAAGAGATGCAAAAAATGAAGAATGGAGATCAAGTTTTCCATATTGATGGTAAGCAAATAAAACAAGATTATATTGTAAAAAATTTTAAAAGGTATTTAAAGAAATGTAATATTAATGATAAACTGAATTTTCATTCTCTACGACATACTTTTGCCAGTTGGCTGGTTCAAAGTGGAGTAAGTATATATCAAGTATCAAAGTTATTAGGTCATGCTGATATTAAAACAACTGAGATTTATGCACACTTGAGAGCGGAGGATTTAAGAGCATCTGTTAATGTATTGAGTGATAGTCTGTAG
- a CDS encoding type I addiction module toxin, SymE family — MITFRKTSYLTYPNKSVPYIRLSGKWLEKLGFKIGSSFKIVKLEDKLLLIPSESTNLNN, encoded by the coding sequence GTGATCACATTTAGAAAAACATCTTATTTGACCTATCCAAATAAATCTGTTCCATATATCAGACTAAGCGGTAAATGGTTAGAGAAGTTAGGATTTAAAATTGGTTCTAGTTTTAAGATTGTCAAACTTGAAGATAAACTATTACTGATACCTTCCGAATCAACAAATCTGAATAATTAA